One Candidatus Nomurabacteria bacterium genomic window carries:
- a CDS encoding DUF2202 domain-containing protein, whose protein sequence is MKVENLEYPVDKLPDSVAQALYSALDDEYKAHATYAAVINTLGPIRPFSMIIRAEEQHISSLKALFDKYALSIPADPYANIMAASSKADNCAVGVQAEIDNASLYRDTLLPAVSNYPDITSVFTSLMNASQNNHLPAFERCAS, encoded by the coding sequence CTGAAAGTTGAAAACCTAGAATATCCTGTAGATAAACTACCAGATAGTGTCGCCCAGGCTCTTTATTCGGCATTAGATGATGAGTATAAAGCTCACGCTACATACGCAGCAGTAATTAATACATTAGGTCCCATTCGTCCGTTTTCAATGATAATAAGAGCAGAAGAGCAACATATATCATCCCTTAAGGCTCTCTTTGACAAATACGCCCTTAGCATTCCGGCAGACCCATACGCCAATATAATGGCTGCTTCATCTAAGGCTGACAATTGCGCAGTTGGTGTGCAGGCAGAAATTGATAACGCATCATTATATCGCGACACATTGCTACCTGCAGTTTCAAACTATCCAGATATTACTTCAGTATTCACGAGCCTTATGAATGCATCACAAAACAATCATTTGCCCGCATTTGAGCGATGCGCATCGTAA
- a CDS encoding alcohol dehydrogenase catalytic domain-containing protein codes for MKAAVNETYGPPSVIKIKGVKKPTPRPNEILVEVHYSSVNRTDVGFLRAKPFVTRFFTGIIKPKYLTLGCEYSGIVKDLGKDVKKFKLGDRVFGFDDSNFGGYAEYKIVNENQMVETIPSNTTLEQAAVALEGAHYALFYI; via the coding sequence ATGAAAGCTGCTGTAAATGAAACCTACGGTCCTCCTTCTGTCATTAAGATAAAAGGGGTTAAAAAGCCAACACCAAGGCCAAATGAAATTTTGGTAGAAGTGCATTATTCGTCTGTTAATAGAACAGACGTAGGATTTTTAAGGGCCAAGCCTTTTGTAACTCGCTTTTTTACAGGAATAATTAAACCAAAATATCTTACGCTAGGGTGTGAATATTCTGGAATTGTTAAAGACCTAGGTAAAGATGTAAAAAAATTCAAGTTAGGCGATAGGGTGTTTGGGTTTGACGATAGTAACTTTGGAGGTTACGCGGAGTATAAGATTGTTAATGAAAACCAAATGGTCGAAACCATTCCGAGTAACACAACACTTGAACAAGCAGCTGTAGCGCTTGAAGGCGCCCACTATGCCCTTTTTTATATATAA
- a CDS encoding zinc-binding dehydrogenase — MPFFIYKVPESKKTRVFVNGATGAIGSAGVQILKALGYYVEASSTTKDIGKVKKLGADKVIDWEKQDITRVASKCDVYFDAVGKSSFKQAKKILKPHGIYMSSELGPYGQNPLLALFNVVQRLFTKRNVYFPIPKTRLKEATIIKQYLANGTFIPLIDKTYSLVDIQKAFQYVESGKKVGNVVIKVKK; from the coding sequence ATGCCCTTTTTTATATATAAAGTTCCCGAATCTAAAAAAACTAGGGTGTTTGTTAATGGGGCAACCGGTGCTATTGGTTCTGCCGGTGTACAAATTCTAAAAGCATTAGGTTACTACGTAGAAGCTAGTAGCACTACTAAAGATATTGGAAAAGTTAAAAAATTGGGAGCAGACAAGGTAATTGACTGGGAAAAGCAAGATATCACGCGCGTAGCATCTAAGTGCGACGTATACTTTGATGCAGTGGGAAAAAGTTCTTTCAAGCAAGCTAAAAAAATACTCAAGCCCCATGGGATATATATGTCTAGCGAGCTTGGACCATATGGGCAAAATCCACTATTGGCGCTGTTCAATGTAGTTCAAAGACTATTTACAAAACGTAATGTATATTTTCCTATTCCAAAGACCAGGTTAAAAGAAGCTACGATAATTAAACAATATCTTGCAAATGGTACATTCATTCCTTTAATAGATAAAACATATAGCCTAGTAGATATTCAAAAAGCTTTTCAATATGTAGAGTCTGGCAAAAAAGTTGGCAATGTCGTTATAAAAGTAAAAAAATAG
- a CDS encoding FUSC family protein: MNKNIATKNQPNNIVFSKTDGLHAALNMIPAFILILSGNLTAGIAFALGTIPASQLGVAPNRKKRIVFSVISCVFGLGIIGGSLVLHNMSLWLAAIAFFIVAFVASVIAAKKPIGIVMLAFFLPALAVGYSYSPSVGLSLGLVFILGSLWSGLTSMLWPESKIQNSADGAKAFVSSNPKIYGVLLGLTASIALVLGTYIDPVFIGWTATSALLIMRPLRGMVGLRGLARTLSTILGTLLAIITVQLDLPALVTALLISLMMIFIIGTRLSRWYIVPMGTAFLILTLQLYEEQNINAIRQLGYSRILDNILGAAIALFFGLLVPLMLIKIQKHSHTKAGT, encoded by the coding sequence GTGAATAAAAACATTGCCACAAAGAATCAGCCTAATAATATAGTTTTTTCTAAAACAGATGGCTTGCACGCCGCGCTCAATATGATCCCGGCATTTATATTAATTTTATCTGGCAATCTCACGGCAGGCATTGCATTTGCTCTTGGTACAATACCGGCATCACAGCTTGGCGTGGCCCCAAATCGTAAAAAAAGAATTGTGTTTAGTGTTATTAGTTGTGTTTTTGGATTAGGTATTATTGGTGGATCTCTTGTACTGCATAATATGAGCCTATGGCTAGCAGCGATTGCCTTTTTTATTGTAGCCTTTGTAGCATCTGTTATTGCAGCCAAAAAGCCAATTGGTATTGTAATGCTCGCGTTCTTTTTACCGGCTTTGGCTGTAGGTTATAGCTACAGTCCGTCTGTTGGTCTTAGCTTGGGCCTAGTTTTTATTCTTGGTTCGTTGTGGTCTGGGCTAACTTCTATGCTATGGCCAGAATCTAAAATACAAAATTCTGCAGATGGAGCAAAAGCATTTGTATCTAGCAACCCTAAAATATACGGAGTTCTGCTTGGCTTAACTGCTTCTATAGCTTTAGTGCTAGGAACCTATATTGACCCTGTTTTCATTGGCTGGACAGCAACATCTGCGCTTTTAATTATGCGACCGTTACGTGGCATGGTGGGCTTACGAGGACTAGCCAGAACACTATCTACAATACTAGGAACATTGTTAGCAATTATTACAGTACAACTAGACTTACCTGCGCTAGTGACGGCATTACTTATTAGCCTGATGATGATATTTATCATTGGCACCCGTTTGAGTCGGTGGTACATAGTACCAATGGGCACAGCATTCTTAATTTTGACATTGCAGTTATATGAAGAGCAAAACATAAATGCAATTAGACAATTAGGCTACAGTAGAATACTAGATAATATTCTTGGTGCTGCCATTGCCTTATTCTTTGGTTTGCTTGTACCACTTATGTTAATTAAGATTCAAAAACACTCACACACTAAAGCTGGCACATAA
- a CDS encoding non-canonical purine NTP pyrophosphatase, with translation MPAITFITGNQSKADYVSRYLGFKVSHRKIELEEIQSLDLKEVVEHKVKQAYAIINAPVLVEDVSLEFKALGRLPGTFIRFYVDEVPFETICRTLDGLSREATARCVFGYYDGNKLRLFESSLDGTIAMHPKGENGFGWDKIFIPQGYNVTRASLDEEANKITYLKIKPFEQLKSFLIATQPD, from the coding sequence ATGCCAGCAATTACATTTATCACCGGTAACCAATCAAAAGCAGACTATGTATCTAGGTATTTAGGATTTAAAGTCAGCCACCGTAAAATTGAACTAGAAGAAATACAGTCTTTAGACCTAAAAGAAGTGGTAGAACACAAGGTCAAACAAGCATATGCAATTATCAATGCGCCCGTACTCGTTGAAGACGTGTCGTTAGAGTTCAAAGCGCTTGGTAGGTTACCAGGTACTTTTATACGATTTTATGTAGATGAAGTTCCGTTTGAAACAATCTGCAGGACATTAGATGGTTTAAGCCGTGAAGCGACAGCGCGTTGTGTATTTGGTTACTACGACGGTAACAAATTACGGTTGTTTGAGAGTAGTCTCGACGGCACCATCGCAATGCATCCAAAAGGCGAAAATGGTTTTGGCTGGGACAAAATATTTATTCCACAAGGATACAACGTAACAAGAGCATCTCTAGATGAAGAAGCTAACAAAATCACCTACCTTAAAATAAAACCATTTGAACAATTAAAGTCTTTTCTAATAGCTACGCAGCCAGACTAA
- a CDS encoding magnesium transporter CorA family protein, with product MIKYYLRKSKHEEVVTSLSYEPGQWVQLIAPTEEEIHYISRELSLEPSLLLDATDMDEMPRFEIDDDTAYLYTRFAWKNAGGTIHTEPVLFVVGKGVFVSLTNRSFPALEDLLIRQKHLVTNRPKHLLLPVLNVSLQSYASQLAHIGRQIRTARNALRDEKFSNKHFVRFVEIEDFLNDFLSELVPTNNILLNMVAGRKAFSFTETDHDILEDLQLETAQLIDESKGYLKTIVNIREAYSNVMTNNLNRQIKILTTLTIVLTVPTIVGSFFGMNVGIPLDNNPLAFPLIVGTTFGVAFLVLYFLKRKDWL from the coding sequence ATGATTAAGTACTACTTAAGAAAAAGCAAACACGAAGAAGTTGTAACTTCGTTGAGTTACGAACCCGGCCAGTGGGTGCAGTTAATTGCTCCAACAGAAGAAGAAATACATTATATATCGCGTGAGCTTTCCCTAGAGCCATCACTGCTGCTTGATGCGACAGATATGGATGAAATGCCTCGTTTTGAAATAGATGATGATACCGCCTATTTGTATACGCGCTTTGCATGGAAGAATGCCGGTGGCACAATTCATACAGAACCTGTGCTTTTTGTTGTCGGTAAGGGTGTCTTTGTGTCTTTGACAAATCGTAGTTTCCCTGCTTTAGAAGACCTGCTTATACGGCAAAAACACCTAGTCACAAATCGGCCTAAACACTTGTTACTACCTGTATTGAATGTATCTTTACAAAGTTACGCTTCACAACTTGCCCATATAGGCAGGCAAATACGCACTGCCCGCAACGCCCTGCGTGACGAAAAGTTTTCTAATAAGCATTTTGTACGTTTTGTAGAAATTGAAGATTTTTTAAACGATTTTCTGAGTGAACTTGTACCTACAAACAATATTTTACTTAACATGGTTGCTGGCAGAAAAGCGTTTAGTTTTACAGAAACAGATCATGATATTTTAGAAGATTTACAACTAGAAACTGCCCAATTAATTGACGAAAGTAAAGGCTATTTAAAAACTATTGTTAACATTCGTGAAGCGTACAGCAATGTTATGACCAACAATTTAAACCGGCAAATTAAAATCCTTACAACGCTTACCATTGTACTCACTGTCCCAACCATTGTGGGCTCTTTTTTTGGTATGAACGTTGGTATTCCGCTAGACAACAACCCCCTTGCTTTTCCACTGATTGTTGGAACTACCTTTGGTGTAGCCTTTTTAGTTTTATATTTTCTTAAACGCAAAGACTGGCTTTAA
- a CDS encoding D-alanyl-D-alanine carboxypeptidase encodes MYSYRKPIRRKKSRKSKSLYVTAMVLAVLGIFAAKLLVIFPTVYATADIQDVKLANTLAIPWPAYGQSAVGVKGHGVVSASPNQSARPTASVAKLVTALAILEKKPLVNNEQGEQIVISDADIAIYDFYLSHQGVVVDIKPGQSISQYKALQYMLILSANNIADISAKWAFGSVDEYTAYANDMVKKMGLSTMHIDDASGLSPKTISSAEDLVRLGEYALDNPVIADIVAQESIDLPEGTQKINTNVFLNYQGNGVIGIKNGLTDEAGGVLLAAAKRTVDNTQLTIISVVMGSERYFDSQKDAVALIDPTVSALSGSASIAAGTVVGHYDVPWGENADVITKEPITLNKWTNALDASYVELYPITTTTQKGTVVGKLTVPQDGANASEAQIMLDSDVNNPSTKWRIMGLINKTSY; translated from the coding sequence ATGTATTCGTATCGCAAACCTATTCGTCGTAAAAAAAGCCGTAAATCGAAAAGTTTATATGTTACCGCTATGGTATTGGCGGTGTTAGGTATATTTGCCGCGAAATTACTTGTTATATTTCCTACCGTATATGCGACCGCGGATATTCAAGACGTTAAATTAGCCAATACACTTGCCATTCCTTGGCCTGCATATGGCCAATCTGCTGTTGGTGTTAAAGGGCATGGTGTTGTAAGTGCTAGCCCAAACCAAAGCGCACGGCCTACGGCAAGTGTTGCAAAATTGGTAACCGCACTGGCAATTTTAGAAAAGAAGCCCCTTGTAAATAATGAGCAGGGTGAACAAATTGTAATTTCTGATGCCGATATAGCCATTTATGATTTTTACCTTAGTCATCAAGGTGTAGTTGTAGATATTAAACCAGGACAGTCTATTTCACAGTACAAAGCGTTGCAATACATGCTTATACTATCCGCTAATAACATTGCAGATATATCTGCAAAATGGGCGTTCGGATCAGTAGATGAATACACAGCGTATGCGAACGATATGGTAAAAAAAATGGGGTTAAGCACTATGCACATAGATGATGCAAGTGGATTGTCACCAAAAACAATATCGTCAGCAGAAGATTTAGTGCGTCTTGGCGAATATGCCTTAGATAACCCAGTTATAGCGGATATTGTCGCCCAAGAATCAATTGATTTACCAGAAGGTACGCAAAAAATTAATACCAATGTTTTTTTAAACTACCAAGGTAACGGTGTTATAGGTATTAAAAATGGCTTAACAGATGAAGCAGGCGGTGTATTATTAGCAGCTGCCAAACGTACTGTTGATAATACTCAGCTAACCATCATTAGTGTGGTGATGGGTTCTGAACGTTATTTTGATTCACAAAAAGATGCTGTGGCACTTATTGATCCAACAGTGAGTGCACTCTCTGGTTCAGCCAGTATTGCGGCAGGAACAGTTGTTGGGCACTACGATGTACCATGGGGAGAAAATGCAGACGTAATAACCAAAGAACCAATCACCTTAAATAAATGGACAAATGCGCTAGACGCCTCATATGTTGAGTTATACCCCATAACAACAACAACTCAGAAGGGTACCGTTGTAGGCAAGCTGACCGTCCCACAAGATGGCGCAAATGCTAGCGAAGCCCAGATAATGCTTGATTCTGATGTTAATAACCCAAGTACAAAGTGGCGCATCATGGGTTTAATAAACAAAACATCATACTAG
- a CDS encoding DEAD/DEAH box helicase, with protein MSFNRNRRGPSGSFGGPGRSFKNNNRRGAGSKKRTGEYINPAKFVQAAKPSTQTEYVAQNSFDDFAINDVIKTNLASGGYSTPSPIQDQTIAYGIDGHDIVGVANTGTGKTAAFAVPIIHNAMRFSDAYALIVAPTRELAQQIEQEAKKIGKNSGLYSALLIGGMPMGPQLGQLRAKPQIVIGTPGRIKDHIERQSFDVSKFNMVVLDEVDRMLDMGFLPDVKHILQQLSPERQSYFFSATLDQRVKGLITQFAPKHISVSVKTAPSSENVDQNVVQYGTTSHKIEKLHDILISHQDIKVIVFDETQRNVERLSKELQARGFSATAIHGGKTQGQRKRALDEFKANKAKILVATDVAARGIDVKDITHVINYSLPQTYDDYVHRIGRTGRAGKTGYALTFVSK; from the coding sequence ATGTCTTTTAACCGTAATCGCCGTGGACCAAGCGGCTCTTTTGGCGGCCCTGGCCGTTCATTCAAAAATAATAACCGTAGAGGTGCCGGTTCTAAAAAACGCACAGGTGAATATATTAACCCAGCTAAATTTGTGCAAGCAGCTAAACCTTCTACCCAAACAGAATACGTCGCGCAAAATAGCTTTGATGATTTTGCTATAAACGACGTTATAAAAACGAATTTGGCAAGTGGTGGCTATAGCACGCCTTCGCCTATTCAAGACCAAACTATAGCCTACGGCATAGATGGTCATGATATTGTTGGCGTAGCTAACACGGGCACTGGTAAGACAGCTGCCTTTGCTGTACCTATTATTCATAACGCTATGCGCTTTTCTGATGCATATGCATTAATTGTAGCGCCCACACGTGAGCTTGCGCAGCAAATAGAACAAGAAGCTAAAAAAATTGGCAAAAACAGTGGACTGTATAGCGCCCTATTAATTGGTGGCATGCCTATGGGCCCACAACTTGGCCAATTACGAGCAAAACCGCAAATTGTTATTGGAACACCCGGCAGAATCAAAGATCATATAGAAAGACAATCGTTTGATGTTAGTAAATTTAATATGGTTGTACTAGACGAAGTAGACCGTATGTTAGATATGGGGTTCTTGCCTGATGTAAAACACATATTGCAACAATTGTCACCAGAACGTCAGAGTTACTTCTTTTCTGCAACGCTTGACCAAAGAGTCAAAGGGCTTATTACCCAGTTTGCGCCAAAACATATTTCTGTTTCTGTAAAAACAGCACCAAGTAGCGAAAACGTAGATCAGAATGTCGTGCAATATGGCACAACAAGTCATAAGATAGAAAAATTACATGACATATTAATTAGTCATCAAGATATAAAAGTAATAGTATTTGATGAAACTCAAAGAAACGTAGAGCGACTATCTAAAGAACTGCAAGCGAGAGGCTTTAGCGCAACCGCTATACATGGTGGCAAAACACAAGGCCAAAGAAAGCGTGCATTAGACGAATTTAAAGCAAATAAAGCCAAAATACTCGTAGCTACTGACGTTGCTGCTCGTGGCATTGATGTAAAAGACATTACACATGTTATTAACTACTCTCTACCTCAGACTTACGATGATTACGTACACCGAATAGGACGTACTGGCCGAGCCGGCAAAACAGGCTATGCACTTACATTTGTAAGTAAATAG
- a CDS encoding two pore domain potassium channel family protein, which translates to MSESLNNANKTIAKKEELVAELRAQLNNFRLLAVVVIMIVTISTWFFHVVEKWDWLDSVYYVVVTIATVGYGDYTPKTDIGKIYAICLIIVGIATFGFFAQQLLKRQQLRALERQLGRTEKKKQT; encoded by the coding sequence ATGAGTGAATCATTAAATAACGCGAACAAAACAATTGCAAAAAAAGAAGAACTAGTTGCCGAGTTACGTGCACAATTAAATAACTTTAGACTGCTGGCAGTGGTTGTAATTATGATTGTAACGATTAGTACTTGGTTCTTCCATGTTGTAGAAAAATGGGATTGGCTTGATTCTGTGTACTATGTAGTAGTCACTATAGCTACCGTAGGGTACGGCGATTACACACCAAAAACTGACATAGGTAAAATCTATGCTATATGTCTTATTATTGTAGGCATAGCCACGTTTGGATTTTTTGCCCAGCAACTTTTAAAACGGCAACAACTTCGGGCGCTTGAACGGCAGTTGGGGCGAACAGAAAAAAAGAAGCAGACCTAA
- a CDS encoding histidine phosphatase family protein — MTIYLARHCESEYNVKGLLNGDPSVKVSLTKKGTEQAKSLAQSLNNTNFDVIYASELLRTQQTAHYINVYHNKDIVIDKRLNDNISGFEGRKIEEYINAIDATPDGYRAKFNDGESLEEVFARVKNFVDELKHQNIQSCVIITSGYIIECLYGIISDTYPSLPISFDIPQGTYSALTI, encoded by the coding sequence ATGACTATATATTTAGCAAGACATTGTGAGTCTGAATATAATGTAAAGGGGCTGCTTAATGGTGACCCTAGTGTTAAGGTATCATTAACAAAAAAAGGGACCGAGCAAGCTAAAAGCCTAGCCCAGTCGCTAAATAATACCAACTTTGATGTTATATACGCTTCTGAACTGCTACGTACGCAACAAACGGCCCACTATATAAATGTATATCACAATAAAGATATAGTTATAGACAAACGCCTTAACGATAATATATCTGGGTTTGAAGGGCGCAAAATAGAAGAATATATTAATGCTATCGATGCGACGCCTGATGGCTATAGGGCAAAATTTAATGATGGTGAAAGTTTAGAAGAAGTTTTTGCACGGGTTAAAAACTTTGTAGATGAGTTAAAACATCAAAATATACAGTCTTGTGTGATTATAACGAGCGGCTATATTATTGAATGTTTATACGGAATTATAAGTGATACATACCCCTCGTTGCCAATAAGCTTTGATATACCACAAGGCACCTATAGTGCGCTGACTATCTAG
- a CDS encoding DUF3467 domain-containing protein, which yields MKDAPFKSFGIKLKQIRSHAKETLVDVSGAVETDVTLLEKLEAGTHQPSEDLVLLLISHFALKEDEALRLWELAGYNLEKTGTSSINTDDSEQSVQKAYVTAGDVRILYTDMVHVKSNRHGVVINFLQSLGSDDHTMAVARVGMSHAHAQSLLEVLQQTLNATNKQQKLLDTNDSSNKS from the coding sequence ATGAAAGATGCACCGTTCAAATCGTTCGGAATCAAACTTAAACAGATACGCTCACATGCCAAAGAAACGCTGGTAGATGTATCTGGTGCTGTAGAAACAGATGTAACGTTGCTAGAAAAGCTAGAGGCAGGTACACACCAGCCGAGCGAAGATCTTGTTTTGCTCCTCATTAGCCATTTTGCGCTAAAAGAAGACGAAGCTCTGCGTCTGTGGGAATTAGCCGGCTATAATCTAGAAAAAACAGGTACGTCTAGCATTAATACCGATGATTCAGAACAAAGTGTGCAAAAGGCCTATGTTACAGCAGGGGACGTCAGAATATTGTATACCGATATGGTACATGTTAAATCAAATCGGCATGGCGTTGTCATTAACTTTCTACAGTCACTTGGTAGCGACGATCACACTATGGCTGTTGCGCGGGTAGGTATGAGCCACGCACACGCCCAATCACTCTTAGAAGTGCTACAGCAGACTCTTAACGCTACCAATAAGCAACAAAAACTGCTAGATACAAACGATTCTAGTAACAAATCATAA
- the murB gene encoding UDP-N-acetylmuramate dehydrogenase, with protein sequence MEILKNQPLASHITMKLGGDASYMAEVTTESDLQEAIAFAKERSLNVMVLGGGSNIIFGDKGYDGLVIINEIKGVTIDEQSGVVRAGSGENWDDLVAASVAHNLAGIEALSLIPGTVGAAPVNNIGAYGQEVKDTITRVRAYDTQANAMVELTNKECQFSYRNSVFKTLQYGRYIITSVTFQLHVADDAYSPPSYASVQTMLQNQNITEPSVKTIRDIVINIRKAKLPDPAVLANTGSFFKNPIVTKDICNNLLLSHPTMPYFEHNNNVKLAAGWLIEAAGLKGLSKDGIRVYDKQALVLVNDGTRSFQSLLNMKNLIQQTVFDKFGVMLEPEPEIIA encoded by the coding sequence ATGGAAATACTAAAAAACCAACCACTTGCATCACACATTACTATGAAACTGGGTGGTGATGCTTCGTACATGGCGGAAGTAACGACAGAGTCTGATTTGCAAGAGGCCATCGCATTTGCCAAAGAGCGGTCACTAAACGTAATGGTACTTGGCGGTGGTTCTAATATTATTTTTGGAGACAAAGGTTATGATGGGCTGGTGATAATCAATGAAATAAAGGGTGTCACCATAGACGAACAGTCGGGTGTTGTACGCGCAGGGTCTGGTGAAAATTGGGATGATTTAGTAGCAGCGTCTGTTGCGCACAATCTTGCCGGCATAGAGGCTTTATCGTTAATTCCAGGTACAGTTGGAGCTGCTCCGGTAAATAATATTGGCGCATACGGCCAAGAAGTAAAAGACACCATTACGCGTGTGCGCGCCTACGACACCCAAGCGAATGCCATGGTTGAACTAACGAACAAGGAATGCCAATTTAGTTATAGAAATAGCGTGTTTAAGACACTGCAGTATGGCAGGTACATTATTACCAGTGTTACATTTCAGTTACATGTCGCCGACGATGCATATAGCCCACCAAGCTATGCTTCTGTGCAGACAATGCTCCAAAACCAAAATATAACCGAGCCTTCTGTTAAAACAATACGTGATATCGTCATTAATATTCGTAAAGCCAAACTACCTGATCCTGCGGTGCTGGCGAACACTGGATCATTTTTTAAAAACCCTATCGTTACTAAAGATATTTGCAATAATTTACTTTTGTCGCACCCTACTATGCCGTACTTTGAGCACAACAATAATGTTAAGTTGGCGGCTGGCTGGCTTATAGAAGCAGCTGGCTTAAAAGGGCTTAGTAAAGATGGTATTCGCGTGTATGATAAACAAGCGCTCGTGCTGGTCAATGATGGCACTCGCTCCTTTCAGTCACTTTTAAATATGAAGAATCTTATTCAGCAAACGGTGTTTGATAAATTTGGGGTTATGTTAGAGCCAGAACCAGAAATTATTGCATGA
- a CDS encoding bifunctional (p)ppGpp synthetase/guanosine-3',5'-bis(diphosphate) 3'-pyrophosphohydrolase yields MKISRRAFFKYIKKELPTVTFEEIVTIERAYEFAKTAHAGQTRANGDPYFQGHCVPVAMHVIDLGMDSTLICAALLHDTIEDTSVTVEDIQTEFGDDVASLVEGVSKLGKLKYRGNERHVESLRKFFVSIARDVRVVILKLADRWHNLETLQYLPEEKQKRIALESIMIHAPLASRLGMGKLVTTINDLAFPYAYPEEYTKTKKLMVARLKKAEGTIKKIYRGMLVTVNASIGYTPQIDKRVKGTYSLYKKLERKHWNEDEIFDIVALRVITHTVADCYSALGAVHNHWRPVPGRIKDYIAVPKPNGYQSLHTAIFSGDGPIVEVQFRTQEMHEFNEYGVASHHSYKNTTLQKGIYKETFAWIEQLREFQNAELTPSDYLKRLKTDFFQDRIFVFTPKGDVIDLPFGATLLDFAYAVHTQIGEHANGGKINGKYMALKTILHNEDIVEVDTNSKSHPSDKWLDMCITSNAQGRIKRYVKQLR; encoded by the coding sequence ATGAAGATAAGTAGACGAGCCTTTTTTAAATACATTAAAAAAGAACTACCAACTGTAACATTTGAAGAAATAGTTACGATAGAGCGAGCATATGAGTTTGCAAAAACAGCTCACGCTGGGCAAACGCGAGCAAATGGCGACCCCTACTTTCAGGGGCACTGTGTGCCAGTAGCTATGCACGTTATAGATTTAGGTATGGATAGTACTCTTATTTGCGCAGCGCTCTTGCACGACACCATAGAAGATACGAGCGTGACGGTAGAAGACATTCAAACAGAGTTCGGCGATGATGTAGCTAGCTTGGTAGAAGGTGTTAGTAAATTGGGTAAATTAAAATATCGGGGCAATGAACGTCATGTAGAATCTTTACGAAAGTTTTTTGTTTCTATTGCTCGTGATGTGCGAGTGGTGATATTAAAACTGGCGGACCGTTGGCATAATTTAGAAACATTACAATATCTACCAGAAGAAAAGCAAAAACGCATTGCACTAGAAAGTATCATGATACACGCACCACTCGCATCACGTTTAGGTATGGGTAAATTAGTAACGACTATTAATGATCTTGCCTTTCCGTATGCCTACCCAGAAGAATATACAAAAACAAAAAAATTAATGGTAGCTAGGCTAAAAAAAGCAGAAGGCACCATTAAAAAGATATATCGTGGCATGTTAGTAACCGTCAATGCATCTATAGGCTATACACCACAAATAGATAAGCGTGTTAAGGGGACATATAGCCTATATAAAAAATTAGAAAGAAAGCACTGGAACGAAGACGAAATATTTGATATTGTCGCGCTGCGTGTCATTACACATACCGTTGCCGATTGCTATAGTGCGCTTGGTGCAGTACATAATCACTGGCGACCTGTACCAGGCAGAATTAAAGACTACATTGCTGTACCTAAACCGAACGGATATCAAAGTCTACACACCGCAATTTTTAGTGGAGATGGGCCTATTGTCGAGGTGCAGTTTAGAACACAAGAAATGCACGAATTTAACGAATACGGTGTTGCGAGTCATCATAGTTATAAAAACACTACTCTTCAAAAAGGTATCTACAAAGAAACGTTTGCCTGGATAGAACAACTTCGGGAGTTTCAGAACGCCGAACTCACGCCGAGCGATTATTTAAAGCGGCTTAAAACAGACTTTTTTCAAGACAGAATTTTTGTATTTACTCCTAAGGGTGATGTGATAGATCTGCCATTTGGAGCTACGTTACTTGATTTTGCCTATGCAGTACATACCCAGATTGGTGAGCACGCTAACGGTGGCAAAATTAATGGTAAGTACATGGCACTAAAGACTATTTTGCATAATGAAGATATCGTAGAAGTTGATACAAACAGTAAATCCCACCCCAGCGATAAATGGCTTGATATGTGCATAACATCTAACGCACAAGGCCGCATCAAACGATACGTAAAACAATTACGCTAG